The Fontisubflavum oceani genomic interval GCCAGGGCATCGCGGATTTCGCTTTGTTTCATACCCAGATGCCGCGCGACCGCGACCGCGGCTAGGGCATTTGAAACGTTGTGATCGCCTGGCATGGGAAGGGTACACCCCTCGATCACATGCCCTTCGGCCTGGAGCGCGATGTCGAACTGCGCCGCACCTTTGGCATAGGTCAGATTGACCGCCCGCACGTCGGCCTGCGCATTGAACCCAAAAGTCAGCACACGGCGATCGGTGATCTTTCCGACAAGCGTTTGCACATCCGGATCATCGGTGCAGCAGACCGCCAAGCCATAAAACGGAATGTTGGAGACGAAATCGAGAAAGCCCTGATGCAAGGCCTCTTCGGTACCCCAATGCTCCATATGCTCCGGGTCGATATTGGTGACAATCGCGATGGTGGCGGGCAGCCGGTTGAAGGTGCCGTCGCTCTCATCGGCCTCGACCACCATCCACTCGCCCTGCCCCATCCGCGCGTTGGACCCATAGGCATGGATGATCCCGCCATTGATCACCGTCGGATCGACACCACCTGCGTCGAGAAGGGTCGCCACCATGGTCGTGGTTGTGGTCTTCCCATGCGTCCCCGCGACGGCGATGTTGGATTTGATCCGCATCAGCTCGGCGAGCATCTCCGCCCGGCGGACAACCGGCAGGCCCATCGCGCGGGCCGCGTCGAGTTCGGCATTGCCCGGCTTGATCGCGCTGGAGATCACCACGACCTCTGCCTCTTCCAAGTTCTCCGCCTTCTGGCCGATGAAGATTTTCGCGCCCAACCCATTCAACCGCTCGGTGATTTTGGACGGCTTCAGATCCGAGCCCTGGACCTCATAGCCGTGGTTCAACAGAACCTCTGCAATGCCAGACATCCCGATCCCGCCGATGCCCACGAAATGGATCGGCCCCAATTGGGTGGGAAGTTTGGTGGCGGCGCTCATGACTGACCTTTCTTTGCCAATTCTTCGACCAGAACCGCCAGCCTCTCGGTGGCGTCGGGAAGCCCGGTGCTAAGCGCGGCAAGCGACATCTGCAAGGCGGCATTTGGCTGGTTCAAAATGGCGGTGATGTGCTGGGCCAGGCTCTCCGGTGTAAACTGGCTCTCGGGCATCAAAATCGCGGCATTGGCCTCAACCAAAGCTCGAGCATTGGCCGTCTGATGATCCGCGGCGGCCGCGGCGAAGGGCACCAGAATAGACGGGCGTCCGATGATCGAAATATCGGCCACCGAGGACGCGCCCGACCGGCTGATGACCAGTTGCGCTTCGGAAAGCCGACGTGGGATATCGCGGAAAAATGGCTCGACCTCGGCATCGACCCCCATCTCGGCATAGGCCTGGGCCACACGCGCCTGATCCTCCGGGCGCGCTTGTTGCGCCACACGGATATTGGCGCGAAACGGCTCAGGCAGAGCGGCAATCGCTTCCGGCACCACATCGGAGAGAATGCGCGCGCCCTGGCTTCCACCAATCACGACAACCGACATTGGATAGTCGCCCGGCGCGATATAGGCAGCCCCGGCGCGTTCCAACACCGCTGCGCGCACCGGATTGCCGGTGTGAACCGCGTTGGTGCCGTCGGGCAATTCGGTTGGCCAAGTCCCGCAAGCCACCACATCCACGCGTTTGGCGAAGACCTGATTGACCCGGCCCAAAACGCCATTTTGTTCGTGCAACATGCGCGGCCGCCCTGTGAGCCAAGCCGCCCCCATCGCCGGGATCGAGGGATAACCACCGAACCCAACCACGACCGCTGGCTTTTCGCGCGCCATCCGCGCGGTTGCCGCGAGAATGCCCCCAAAATCCGAAACGGCGTCGCCAGTTTCGCCAGAAGCCCACCACGCGCGAAGGTCGCTGACGAGACCTGTCGCACCTCCACCACATGTGGGAACCCACCGGTATAGCGCGCGCCGCGCGCATCGGTGGACAACGTCACTTTCCACCCCCGGCGCAACATCGCCTCGGCCAGC includes:
- the murC gene encoding UDP-N-acetylmuramate--L-alanine ligase, with the translated sequence MSAATKLPTQLGPIHFVGIGGIGMSGIAEVLLNHGYEVQGSDLKPSKITERLNGLGAKIFIGQKAENLEEAEVVVISSAIKPGNAELDAARAMGLPVVRRAEMLAELMRIKSNIAVAGTHGKTTTTTMVATLLDAGGVDPTVINGGIIHAYGSNARMGQGEWMVVEADESDGTFNRLPATIAIVTNIDPEHMEHWGTEEALHQGFLDFVSNIPFYGLAVCCTDDPDVQTLVGKITDRRVLTFGFNAQADVRAVNLTYAKGAAQFDIALQAEGHVIEGCTLPMPGDHNVSNALAAVAVARHLGMKQSEIRDALAAFKGVNRRFTKVGEVDGVTIIDDYGHHPVEIAAVLKAARQACEGRVIAVHQPHRYSRLSSLFEEFCACFNEADVVAIAEVFAAGEEPIEGASRDDLVAGLIRHGHRHARALHHEDDLERLVREQARAGDMVVCLGAGTISAWAHGLPDRLSKR
- a CDS encoding UDP-N-acetylglucosamine--N-acetylmuramyl-(pentapeptide) pyrophosphoryl-undecaprenol N-acetylglucosamine transferase, with amino-acid sequence MLHEQNGVLGRVNQVFAKRVDVVACGTWPTELPDGTNAVHTGNPVRAAVLERAGAAYIAPGDYPMSVVVIGGSQGARILSDVVPEAIAALPEPFRANIRVAQQARPEDQARVAQAYAEMGVDAEVEPFFRDIPRRLSEAQLVISRSGASSVADISIIGRPSILVPFAAAAADHQTANARALVEANAAILMPESQFTPESLAQHITAILNQPNAALQMSLAALSTGLPDATERLAVLVEELAKKGQS